The following proteins are co-located in the Flammeovirga kamogawensis genome:
- a CDS encoding putative porin, which translates to MKKVIYILFSLLFISNYSFAQDDDEKKKEKQEPNKEGVTLEQDSSWLKGPQTTWYINQDDWYKIHFEEHVMDSSYTHLHRYEVYGQNGFRYQTLGNNASALHSYWEQPTGNLGQDVGITAFDPYAQDLDTWEYYSAYIPVTDFNGVVGQDNRGKIGGKIGRNINPYWAAGLLFQRYSEPYVVGRDKISNSYNGQVHTSLGFNTRYESKNNRYKLLASFYQYFHEGPESGGLAMPSLVTDETPIEDLFKLGRGQLTNYFQDGVSSFKWNYNYHLYHQYALVDTAKLQVFHEFTRNSYRYQYANSVGTISTNKLYYDQYNDYTVEAINNLPPGAENDPNYVPPLVTDYSYGELPYTSIKEQYIDNKIGVKSRLGPTFWSGFMRYRYYKYQQQNSNDFVPVKIDNQLFVGGDVELLLPKKLGALTGHGEFELLNQNAYNLTADVTGKYLKGGFIVEQTLAPMMTQYFSTVFMSWNDKKDPVKKQQIHIAPQLPLGEKGNIEIFGEVNNIIDYIYYDKYARPQQYDQSIAYNRFGTKFKVRTGNIQQIAEVVYTQNSHQDVMPTPDVFGSYEVSYVREFRDGMISIYAGIDTHYTSAFYGYAFNPVSQQFHLQDDYKTEGYFNFDVFIDFKMRRCMAFVRISDILNAVDPTTGYWASPGYMGPGFGISYGVRWLMFE; encoded by the coding sequence TTGAAAAAAGTAATTTATATATTATTCTCTTTATTATTTATCTCAAATTATTCCTTTGCACAGGATGATGATGAAAAGAAAAAAGAGAAACAAGAGCCAAATAAAGAAGGTGTAACCTTAGAGCAAGATAGTTCTTGGCTTAAAGGTCCACAGACTACTTGGTACATCAATCAAGATGATTGGTATAAAATCCATTTTGAAGAACATGTAATGGACTCTTCTTATACACACCTACACAGGTATGAAGTATACGGACAAAATGGGTTTCGTTATCAAACGCTAGGAAATAACGCTAGTGCATTACATAGTTATTGGGAACAGCCTACTGGAAATTTAGGTCAAGATGTTGGGATTACAGCTTTCGACCCCTATGCTCAAGATTTAGATACATGGGAATATTATTCTGCATATATTCCTGTCACAGATTTTAATGGTGTAGTTGGACAAGATAACAGAGGTAAAATTGGAGGTAAAATAGGTAGAAACATTAACCCTTATTGGGCTGCAGGTCTCCTATTTCAAAGATATAGTGAACCTTATGTTGTTGGTAGAGATAAAATAAGTAATTCATATAACGGTCAAGTTCATACTAGTTTAGGATTTAACACTCGCTATGAAAGTAAAAATAATAGGTATAAGTTATTAGCAAGTTTTTATCAGTACTTTCATGAAGGTCCCGAATCTGGAGGACTAGCAATGCCATCACTTGTTACTGATGAAACTCCTATTGAAGATTTATTTAAACTAGGAAGAGGTCAATTAACAAATTATTTCCAAGATGGTGTTAGTTCATTTAAATGGAATTATAATTACCATTTATATCATCAATATGCACTTGTTGATACTGCAAAGCTGCAAGTTTTTCATGAGTTCACAAGGAATTCATATCGATATCAGTATGCAAACTCCGTTGGAACTATTTCTACTAACAAATTATATTATGATCAATATAATGACTATACAGTAGAAGCAATTAATAATTTACCTCCTGGAGCTGAAAATGATCCAAATTATGTTCCCCCATTAGTAACAGATTATAGTTATGGTGAATTACCATATACAAGTATAAAAGAACAATACATAGATAATAAAATCGGTGTAAAAAGTAGGCTTGGCCCTACCTTTTGGTCAGGTTTTATGAGGTATAGATATTATAAATATCAGCAACAGAATTCTAATGATTTTGTCCCTGTAAAAATTGACAATCAATTATTTGTTGGTGGTGATGTAGAACTTTTATTACCTAAAAAATTAGGGGCATTAACTGGACATGGAGAATTTGAATTACTAAATCAGAATGCTTATAATTTAACTGCAGATGTAACAGGTAAATACCTTAAAGGTGGCTTTATTGTAGAGCAAACGCTCGCTCCAATGATGACTCAATATTTCTCTACTGTATTTATGTCATGGAATGACAAAAAAGATCCTGTTAAAAAGCAACAAATACACATTGCTCCTCAATTACCTTTAGGTGAAAAAGGTAATATTGAAATATTTGGAGAAGTAAATAATATAATAGATTATATTTATTACGATAAGTACGCAAGACCTCAACAGTACGATCAATCAATTGCATATAATAGATTCGGTACTAAATTTAAAGTTAGAACTGGTAATATTCAGCAAATTGCAGAAGTTGTCTACACCCAAAACTCTCATCAAGATGTAATGCCTACACCTGATGTATTTGGCTCTTATGAGGTTTCTTATGTTAGAGAATTTAGAGATGGTATGATCAGTATCTACGCAGGTATTGATACGCATTATACATCTGCTTTTTACGGTTATGCGTTTAACCCTGTTTCACAACAATTCCATTTACAAGACGATTACAAAACTGAAGGTTATTTTAATTTTGATGTCTTTATTGATTTCAAAATGAGAAGATGTATGGCATTTGTTAGAATATCAGATATTTTAAATGCTGTAGATCCTACTACAGGTTATTGGGCCTCTCCTGGTTATATGGGACCTGGATTTGGTATTTCTTATGGTGTTCGTTGGCTAATGTTTGAATAA
- a CDS encoding GNAT family N-acetyltransferase, producing MGKYTIKIADSSYVNTIADFQVKMALETEDYKLDLATVTKGVQHIFDNQNVGRYVIVEDNGKCIASMLNLYEWSDWRCGNVLWIHSLFVIEEYRRQGIFRDMYEFVKNEVDASEDLRGLRLYVEKNNDRAQKTYKAMGMTKEHYDMYEWLK from the coding sequence ATGGGAAAATATACTATAAAAATAGCAGACAGCAGTTATGTAAATACAATTGCTGATTTTCAAGTGAAAATGGCTTTAGAAACAGAAGATTATAAGTTAGATCTTGCTACTGTTACTAAAGGTGTTCAACATATATTTGACAACCAAAACGTAGGAAGGTATGTCATAGTAGAAGACAATGGTAAATGTATTGCTTCTATGCTCAACTTATATGAATGGTCTGACTGGCGTTGTGGTAATGTTTTATGGATTCACTCTCTCTTTGTTATTGAAGAATATAGAAGACAAGGCATATTTAGAGATATGTATGAATTTGTAAAAAATGAAGTTGATGCTTCTGAGGATTTAAGAGGTTTACGTTTATATGTTGAGAAAAATAATGATAGAGCTCAAAAAACGTATAAAGCAATGGGGATGACAAAAGAGCATTATGACATGTATGAGTGGTTAAAATAG
- a CDS encoding YihY/virulence factor BrkB family protein: MAWKEFNLDHAYIYGASLAYYTIVSLPAALNLLFTWLSAFFDENKIKEDMVEELELIAGDVVAQQLNTMINSLTALKIDNTVSTIISIGTLIFTSTLSFHTLKLALNKFWKVPPKTQKIKKIVIDRLVAFGMMIALAVIFILLVAVDSMISFASTFIQDWLPTTYIDLISIVRFFSTLIISFFLFSGIYKFIPDVKIKSKDAYIGGLVTTILFQLGQYGIRYYLVHFHSAASWGAGSPIIIVMAWTFYSVQVLFYGAEFTYAYSQEHGNGIETEK, encoded by the coding sequence ATGGCTTGGAAGGAATTTAACCTAGATCATGCCTATATATATGGTGCATCTTTAGCTTATTATACAATTGTTTCTTTACCTGCTGCATTAAACCTTCTTTTTACATGGCTTAGTGCTTTCTTCGATGAAAATAAGATCAAAGAAGATATGGTTGAGGAATTAGAATTAATTGCTGGTGATGTAGTTGCTCAACAGTTAAATACAATGATAAATAGTTTAACTGCTTTAAAAATAGACAATACTGTATCTACTATTATAAGTATAGGAACTCTGATTTTTACATCAACATTATCCTTTCATACTTTAAAATTAGCCCTAAATAAGTTTTGGAAAGTACCTCCAAAAACTCAAAAAATAAAGAAAATAGTTATCGATAGGCTTGTTGCTTTCGGTATGATGATCGCACTAGCAGTTATATTCATATTACTTGTAGCTGTAGATTCTATGATTAGTTTTGCTTCTACATTTATTCAAGATTGGCTACCTACAACATACATTGATTTAATATCAATTGTTAGGTTCTTTTCTACTCTTATCATTTCATTCTTTTTATTCTCTGGTATTTATAAATTTATTCCAGACGTAAAAATTAAAAGTAAAGATGCTTACATCGGTGGTTTAGTTACCACTATTTTATTCCAATTAGGTCAATATGGGATTAGATACTATTTAGTTCATTTTCATTCTGCAGCATCTTGGGGAGCTGGTTCTCCAATTATTATTGTTATGGCATGGACTTTTTATTCGGTACAAGTACTCTTCTATGGAGCTGAATTTACTTATGCTTATTCTCAAGAACATGGAAATGGAATAGAAACTGAAAAATAA